In Vicingus serpentipes, the DNA window AAGCATTTAGCTCAATCTATTAATATTAGTGAGAATACCTCTTTTAAATCTACCGACAAACAAATTACATCTGTTTTAATTTGTGGTTTAGGTGGTTCAGGAATTGGAGGAACTGTTGTTTCTCAAGTTATAGCAAACGATGCTTCACTTCCAATTGTAATTAATAAGGATTATAAAATTCCTGCTTTTGTAAATAGTTCAACATTAGTTATAGCTTGCTCTTATTCTGGAAACACAGAAGAAACGATAGAAATGATTGAACAAGCTCAAGCTAAAAATGCTGAAATAGCTTGTGTTACTTCTGGCGGTAAAATACAAGAACTTGCTAAAGAAAATGGATACAATCATATCATTATTCCTGGAGGACATCCTCCAAGAGCTGCATTTGGGTTAGCTTTCCCTACTTTATTTACGTTATTAAAACACTATAAAGTAATTTCTGCAGACTATACAACGCAATTTACCAACGCAATCTCCATTATCAATAAAGAAGAAGAAAACATTATAGCTGAGGCTAAATCAGTTACTGAAAAATTGTTTGGGAAAATACCTGTAATTTATTCTGACGCTTGGTACGAAGGAGTTGCTGTTCGTTTTAGACAACAAGTAAACGAAAATGGTAAAATGCTTTGTTGGCATCATGCTATTCCTGAAATGAACCACAACGAGCTAGTTGGATGGACTACAAAAAATGAAGATTTAGCTGTTGTAATTTTCAGAAATGATGATGATTATTTCCGTACTCAAAAAAGAATGGAAGTAAATAAAACAG includes these proteins:
- a CDS encoding bifunctional phosphoglucose/phosphomannose isomerase, whose translation is MKELIEDFTKHLAQSINISENTSFKSTDKQITSVLICGLGGSGIGGTVVSQVIANDASLPIVINKDYKIPAFVNSSTLVIACSYSGNTEETIEMIEQAQAKNAEIACVTSGGKIQELAKENGYNHIIIPGGHPPRAAFGLAFPTLFTLLKHYKVISADYTTQFTNAISIINKEEENIIAEAKSVTEKLFGKIPVIYSDAWYEGVAVRFRQQVNENGKMLCWHHAIPEMNHNELVGWTTKNEDLAVVIFRNDDDYFRTQKRMEVNKTVFEKYTSTILEIYSKGNSRLERSLYLIHLGDWVSYLLAEKKGIDVTEVDVITSLKNELAKI